From a single Vitis vinifera cultivar Pinot Noir 40024 chromosome 18, ASM3070453v1 genomic region:
- the LOC100259040 gene encoding homeobox-leucine zipper protein HAT22, whose product MGFEDVCCTGLGLGLGRQDRPQSRLQSDHQEKKKKLCLKYDNSFPCLTLGPSEDTYQLAAKINDAGKGYGESTDLHRQASSLSAVSSFSNSSIKKERDLCGEVEVEVEIERVSSRASDEDEEGNSRKKLRLTKEQAVILEDSFKQHSTLNPRQKQVLAKQLNLRPRQVEVWFQNRRARTKLKQTEVDCELLRKRCETLTDENQRLQKELQELKALKLATPLYMQLPAATLTMCPSCERIGSGGDASSKTSFTIGAKPRFCNPFTHPSPAC is encoded by the exons ATGggttttgaagatgtttgttGCACAGGCCTTGGTCTTGGTTTAGGCCGCCAGGATCGCCCTCAGAGTCGTTTGCAGTCCGATCatcaagagaagaagaagaagctatGCTTGAAATATGATAACTCCTTCCCGTGTCTTACGCTAGGCCCATCGGAAGATACGTATCAATTGGCTGCAAAGATTAATGATGCTGGTAAAGGGTATGGTGAATCAACCGATTTGCACAGACAGGCCTCTTCTCTTAGTGCAGTGTCATCATTTTCTAACTCTAGTATTAAAAAGGAGAGAGACTTATGTGGTGAGGTAGAGGTAGAGGTAGAAATAGAGAGAGTCTCTTCAAGGGCAAGTGATGAAGACGAAGAGGGTAATTCGAGGAAGAAACTTAGACTTACCAAGGAACAAGCTGTCATTTTAGAAGACAGCTTCAAACAACACAGCACTCTCAATCCT AGACAAAAGCAAGTCTTAGCCAAACAGTTGAATCTTCGGCCACGACAAGTAGAAGTGTGGTTCCAAAACAGGAGGGCCAG GACAAAGCTGAAGCAAACTGAAGTGGACTGCGAGTTGTTGAGAAAGCGTTGCGAAACACTGACAGATGAGAATCAAAGGCTGCAGAAGGAGCTGCAAGAGCTGAAAGCACTAAAACTAGCGACCCCTTTATATATGCAGCTGCCTGCAGCTACCCTAACCATGTGCCCTTCTTGTGAGAGAATTGGGAGTGGTGGCGACGCCTCGTCTAAGACTTCTTTCACGATCGGAGCAAAGCCTCGCTTCTGTAATCCCTTCACGCATCCATCTCCAGCTTGCTAG
- the LOC100260903 gene encoding branched-chain-amino-acid aminotransferase 2, chloroplastic: MISRRACFRNLIQSLRTGSTASKLRSSNCYTSRTAPSLQPVVELSPDSDDEYADVDWDNLGFSLRPTDYMYITKCSGGDSFEEGHLSRYGNIELSPSAGVLNYGQGLFEGTKAYRRENGRLCLFRPDQNAIRMQAGAERMCMPSPSIHQFVEAVKQTAFANKRWIPPPGKGSLYIRPLLMGSGPVLGLGPAPECTFLIYASPVGNYFKEGLAPLNLFIDDEYHRATRGGAGGVKTITNYSPVLKALTRAKSRGFSDVLYLDSVYKKNIEEVSSCNVFIVKDNVISTPATGGTILEGVTRKSIVDIALDHGYQVKEQCIPVEEVMEADEVFCTGTAVGVAAVGSITYQGKRVEYKMGDQCVSQELFSTYMGIQKGDIEDKKGWILEID; encoded by the exons ATGATCAGTAGGAGGGCCTGCTTTCGCAATTTGATCCAATCTCTAAGAACGGGTTCCACTGCATCTAAG CTTAGATCTTCCAATTGCTATACGTCAAGGACTGCACCTTCCTTGCAACCAGTGGTCGAGCTCTCTCCTGATAG TGATGATGAGTACGCTGATGTGGACTGGGACAACCTGGGATTTTCTCTAAGACCCACCGATTACATGTACATAACAAAATGCTCCGGGGGTGATAGTTTTGAAGAAGGCCATCTTAGTCGCTATGGAAATATAGAGTTGAGCCCTTCTGCTGGTGTGTTAAATTATGGACAG GGGCTGTTTGAAGGCACCAAAGCatataggagagaaaatggGCGCCTCTGCCTCTTCCGCCCTGATCAGAATGCCATCCGTATGCAGGCTGGTGCAGAAAGAATGTGCATGCCTTCCCCATCCATCCATCAATTTGTAGAAGCTGTCAAGCAAACTGCATTCGCTAACAAGCGCTGG ATTCCTCCTCCAGGAAAAGGGTCACTGTATATTAGGCCTTTGCTCATGGGGAGTGGACCCGTATTGGGTTTAGGCCCAGCACCTGAATGCACATTCCTCATATATGCTTCCCCTGTTGGCAACTATTTCAAG GAGGGTTTGGCACCCTTAAACCTATTTATTGACGATGAGTATCATCGTGCAACACGTGGAGGGGCTGGAGGGGTGAAAACCATTACCAATTATTCTCCT GTTTTGAAAGCACTAACTAGAGCAAAGAGCAGAGGGTTCTCTGATGTGCTATACCTTGATTCAGTGTATAAGAAAAACATCGAGGAGGTCTCTTCTTGTAACGTCTTCATTGTGAAG GATAATGTTATTTCAACTCCGGCCACAGGAGGAACCATTCTTGAAGGAGTGACTCGAAAAAGCATCGTCGACATTGCACTTGATCACGGTTACCAG GTTAAGGAGCAATGTATTCCAGTGGAGGAAGTGATGGAAGCCGATGAAGTTTTCTGCACCGGAACCGCTGTTGGTGTAGCTGCGGTGGGAAGCATTACATATCAGGGTAAAAG GGTGGAATACAAAATGGGTGATCAGTGTGTGAGTCAGGAACTGTTCTCAACGTATATGGGGATTCAAAAAGGTGATATCGAGGACAAGAAAGGCTGGATTCTGGAGATTGATTAA